In the genome of Corynebacterium faecale, the window GTGTCCAGCATGGTGGTACGTGATAGGTCATGTTGTGCTCCCTATTTTGCATCGATCCGGACAGCGGACCGGCCGACCCGCGCCCTCGACCCTAAGGGCCTCTCGGCGGGAATCACGGGGTGAAACCATGAAGATTTCATGAAGAAAATCCCTCCTTCATCCCGCGGCTGTGCTGCTGGAGGGGTGGCTCCAATGCCGGCCCCCACTTTCCTGGGAATAGGCCTGCCCTATGTGGGCTGTGACCAGCCATTTCCTTACGTCGCTTGGGGTTGCCTTCCGGTACGCAAGCTCAGTCGCCAGGTCCGTGTATGTGTCGTGGAGAGTGGGTATTCGTGCCCACTGCGGGTCCAGGTCTGCTTGTTTTGCCTGGGGAATGCGCGGATGGGGAAGTCATCGGGGTGGGGCATCTCCCATTGGGTCGCTATAGTCATCTCGGAACGGTAACGCCATGATCACAATCCCGCATAGGGAAACGACGGAAGAAGATTTAATGCGACTGACGGCTCAGCGGGCTCCCCGAGGGAAACATCGCAAGATCACCACCTTGCAGACCAAGGGGCGCGTGGCGCTGGTGGCCGCGGCCGCCAGTGCGGTCTCCTCGGCCGGTATCGGTGGGGCCACCGCGGCCACACTGCAGGCCCAGGATGAAGCCCCGGTATCGTCGGAGGTCGCCTCCGTCGATGTGGAGCTGGTGGCCAATGACACTGTCCTATCCTTTGATGCGGCACAGGTGGCACCGCAGATCTTGACGATCCCGGAGTATAAGCCGGTAACCAACGTCGACGAGCAGCTGGACAAGGCGGTGGAGTACGCCGCCGAACGTGCCGAGGCTGATCGTGTGGCCCGTATTCCCTCCGTGGTGAAGCCGGCCGAGGGTATCTTCACTTCCGATTTCGGTATGCGCTGGGGCAGCCTCCACCAAGGCATTGACATCGCCAATGTCGTGGGTACCCCCATTCTCGCAGCGATGGGAGGCACCGTCATCGACTCCGGCCCGGCCTCCGGTTTCGGCCAGTGGATCCGCATCCAGCACGACGATGGCTCTATTGCCGTCTACGGCCACATGGAAACCCTTGACGTCAGCGTGGGTCAGCAGGTCACCGCCGGCCAGAAGATCGCCGGCATGGGTAGCCGAGGATTTTCTACCGGTTCCCACCTGCATTTTGAGCTCTACCCGTCCGGCAGTGGTGCCGTCGACCCCGCCCCCTGGTTTGCTCAGCACGGCATCACCTTCTAAACCCACCCCACCGGGGAGAAAACCCGGCCCCGGCCCTCTGACTGCGTCTGTGGTTGAGGCGTCGAACATGCTCCCGTTTATCGTGGGTTAGGTCCTGTTACGAAAGTGGTGGGAGTCGGGATGTCGGGTGGAAAATAGGGCGGCCTCCGGTGTAGCGAGGAAGGTGCGAACAATCACTGCTAGACACCGGAGGCCTTATCCCCACCCTAAACGCTGCCAACCGTCACGACCTCACCGACACCCAATGGGATTTCCTGGAAACGCTGCTACCAGCCTCTTCCCGGTATGGTCGGCCTCGACGCTACGGCCTGCGGGATCTGATCAACGGCATCCGACACCGCATCCGGTCTGGCATCCCTTGGCGGGATGTGCCTGACTGCTACGGGCCCTGGTGGCGAATCTATGCCCTGTTTCGTGACTGGCAACTATCAGGCACCTGGTCACAGATCGAAGCCGCCCTCCAGACCCGGGCCGATGGCCAGGGGAAACTCGGATGGGACATCTCCGTCGACTCGACCACAAGCCGGGCGCACATCCACGCCGCCGGGGCCCGTCGAGATTCCTCCGAGCGCCTCGACGGTGAACCGGACAACCATGCCCTCGGCCGGTCCCGGGGCGGGTTCTCCACCAAGATCCACCTGGCCTGTGACCAGCATCTACAGACGGTGTCGTTCACGCTTACCGCCGGGCAGTCCGGCGATAGTCCGCAGCTGATCGAAGTCCTGGAACGAATCCGAGTGGCCCGCCCCGGGCCCGGTCGACCCCGCAGTCTGCCGGATCGGGTGCTGGCGGACAAGGCCTACTCCTCACAGGCAAACCGGTCCTACCTGCGGTGCCGGGGCATCACGACCACAATCCCGGTCAAAAAGGACCAGGTCGCGAACCGTCAGGCCAAAGGGTCTGCCGGTGGCCGGCCACCGGCCTTCGACGCAGAGGCCTACAAGGCCCGCAACGTCGTAGAACGCTGCTTCAACGCGCTCAAGCACAATCGCGGGGTGGCCACCCGCTACGACAAGCTCGCCGTCCGATTCCAGGCAGTCGTCCAGGTCGCGAACATTGACCGCTGGCTCAAACGACTTTCGTAACAGGGCCTAATGCGCTGGGTGTTTCGAGGTTTAGTACAGGCAACCGTGTACTTCCTATCGTTATGACTACGGTGACCCTGCCGCACATCTCCGCCTTGTCCCGGATGGGCCACGCCTTGTCCGATGACACCCGGGCCGGAATTTGCTTGCTCGATGACACGAGCCGGCTCGACCGTTTGAGCTGGCACGGCAGTTGGATGTCTTCAAGCAGGTGATGTCGAATCAGTTGGTTTGCTTGCGCGGATGTGGACTGGTGGTCTCCACCCCGCAGGGGCGCAGCGTCTAGTGTCCGCTGGGTGATCCTCGGCAGGGGGGAGGAACCTTGGGTTAGTTCAGTCCAGCGTAGGAATGCAGACCAGACACCACCAGGTTGATGAAGAACAGGTTGAAGATCATCACAGCCAGCGCCAGGATATTGATCCACGCGGCCTTGTGATCACGCCAACCTGCCGTGGCCCGGGCATGTAGATAAGCGGCATACAGGATCCAGGAGATGAAGGAGGCTGTTTCCTTTGGGTCCCAACCCCAGAACCGACCCCACGCGGCTTCTGCCCAGATCGCCCCGAGAACAATCCCCAGGCCGAGAACCGGCAGAGTGATGATGGCCGATTTATACGCCAGCCCATCAAGCTTCTGTGCATGGGGCAGGGGTTTCGCCACCGCACCGAAGAAACCGCGCTCTTCACCCTGGGGCTGCTTGATCCGCAGGAGATACAGCAGGGAAGCGATACCGGAAACTATACCGATCGCCGCACCGAGCGAGACGGTGGAGACATGGATGGGAAGCCAGTAGGACTGTAGTGCCGGGACCACTGGTGCGGACACCGAGTACAGGTTAGTGCCACCGAAGAAGAGCAGTACCAGAATGGGCAACAACAACCACGGCCAAAAACTGCGCCATTCCTTTCGCTGGATCACAATCGAAGCGGATATCACCGACAGCACACAGATCATGGAGATGTACTCGTACATATTTCCCAGTGGGAAACGGTCGGTGGCCAGTCCACGAAGGATCACCGATGCCAGGTGAACGACAGCCCCGAGGTACACCAGCCCCTGGGTCATGCCACCGAACTTGTCGGTGGCGTTCCTCTTCTTGGTGAATTCTTCTTCGCTGAGGGCCTCGATGTCCACACCGCTGGCTGTCTCCACCTCTTGGTTGTCTCCAGCGGAGGAGACCAGTGCTTTTGCTGTCATTTTTTCCCGTGCGCGGTGGGCGTCGATGACTCCCTGAAGCTTCACGTAGTAGATCAGTGAGAGCACCAAGGCTAGTAGGTAGATGACGAACGCTGTCTGGAAGGCGGTGTCGGAGAATGTGGACAAGGTTTGATTAACCGGCATGGGGATGTGGATTCCTTTTGCAGAACATTGGATGTGGATCTACGGGAAAGTCAAGGTCGGTTCAAGTCATGAGAGGGTGCGCCGTTCTCGGTGGATAGATGAAGGATCAGTTTCTGGACGCGGACTGGGCAAACCAGGAGTCATCCTCGGTTTGCTCCGCCACATCATCGGGGTCGGGCAGGTTGAATAGTGCGCGGTGGAGTTTGTCGAACTCCCGACCACCACCGGCGTTATCGGTTCGTGCCAGACCGGCGATCTCCATGGTGGTGGTGTTGTCTGTGGGGCCGGGATACAGACGTATCCAGATACGACGACGCTTGATCAACAGGGAGCTGACCAACGAGATGAGCATGGTCGCTGTGGTCACCAGGACCCACGGTTGGAAGGGGTCGTAGCTGATCTGGAAGTTGGCGAATTCACTGGCACCATCGAACGTGATGGTGGTGCCGTCATCGAGGGTCACGTCACTGCCTTGTTCAAGGTTGACCCGCTCGATTTTCTGTAACTGCCCGCTGGCAATCAGTGTGGGGTCGAGTTCAAAGATGGACTGGGCCCGACCGGTATCCAAGCCAGCATCTCCACGGTAGATATCGATCGCTACTGCGGGATCACGCATGGCAGGGAAGGCTGATGTCAGTAATTCACCGTTGTCCCCGCCCCAGGCTGCGGTGGGGGCAAAGAGGCCTTGGATGGCAATCTGCTGTTGGCGGCGTTCATAAATCTCGGGGTACATCCCGGCCGGTGGATCAAAGCGCATCGCTCCGGAGGAAAGAAAGAAGGTTGGGTCTTCGGGGCCAAATTGGATGGTTTGGGTGCGGGTTTCGCCGTTGGGCCAGGTCACGGTGAATGTTGGTGCGTACCCGTGGCCCATCAGATATACGCGGTCACCTGCCAGTCGCAGCGGGTGGTTGACCTGTAGTTGATAATCGGTCCATTCTTCCTTGGGCCGGAGGATGTGCTCGCCCACGGCGTAGGAGATGTTGGAGGTAAACATCTCCGCCTGGCCGTTACGTAGATAATCGGCGGAGAAGTCGTGGGCATCAAAGCAGAAGGTGTTCAATCCGGTTCCATCGAATACTGGACCGGCGCGGAAAGAATCGAAGTTGGCGGTGGAGGTGTTGCAGAACTCGGTGCTTTGGTCGATCGGAGGGGTCTCGTAGTTGCCGGATTCGGTGACGATGATGACCATGCCCTCGTAGTAGATCATTTTTCCAGCTGCGATCGTAGCCAGCATGCCAACGAGACTGAGATGAAACACCAGGTTCGCCAGTTCGCGGGCGTATCCTCGCTCTGCTGAAAGGGAGAATTTCCCAGCCCGGTCTTGGTTCGGCTGGTAGTCAGCAACTTTCCACCGCTTGAGTAGCTGGCGTGCATCGCGAGTGACCTGGTCCATGGGCTTGTCGATGGTGCCGGTAGCGTGGAATGGAAGTCGTTCCAGGCGTTTTGGTGCACGGGTTGGCGGGGTTTTCAGTGCTTTGTAGTGTTCCCAGGATCGGGGCAGAATGCAGCCGATCAGAGAAAGCGTCAAGAGCATGAAGATAGAATTGAACCAGGTGGATTCGAAAACATCGAAGAGCTGAAGTTGGTCGTAGATCTCAGCGAGTTGGCCGTTGTTGGCAATATAGTCGGCAACATTTCCTGCGTTGAGGCTGCGCTGGGGTAACACGGTGCCGGGAATCGCTGCGATAGCCAGTACAAACAGCAGTGCCAGCGCGGTGCGCATGCTGGTTAACCAGTGCCAAGCCTTCTTGAGATACGTCCAGAAGGTGCGTATCAGGGTAATCATGAGTGTTCCTCTTCAGAGTTTCCAGCCCGACCAGCCGAGATGGTTGATGTAGATGTCAGATGTGGTGGGATCGTCTGGACCGCCACTGATTCCATGGGTCAGATCAGGGTGGCACCGTATTCCACGGTCCACTGGCGAGCCCAGTTGATGAAGTAGGCCCAGGCACCGCTAGTGAGGGCGACACCGACCAGGACCATCAACACCCCGCCGAAAATCTGAATCTTCCGGGAGTGCTTGCCTAACCAACCAAAGGTGCGCATGGCCTTGGCAGAGCCAAACGCCATCAGCAGAAACGGCAGCCCCAATCCCAGGCAGTAACCGATGATGAGGATGACCCCGCGGGCAGCGGTCATTCCCTCGGTGCCTGCGGAAACAGAGATGATTGCAGCAAGTGTTGGGCCAAGACACGGGGTCCAGCCCAATGCGAAGACCCCTCCGAGTAGCGGAGCGCCCAGCCAGGTCGACCACTTCTTGGGAGCCATCCTGGTGTCGCGTTGCAAGGCGGGAACCATCCCCATAAACGCCAAACCCATGAGTATGGTGATCACCCCACCAATGCGCATGAGGGTGTCGGCATTGAGTGTGAGTAGGCTGATTGCCCCGAATACGGTGACGGTGGCCAGCACGAAAACAACTGTGAAGCCAAGGATGAATAATCCGGCTGCGCCAGCCACGGCCCACTGACGTTTCTTGGTCACCACGGCACCGTGTTCGGAGTCGTATTCCACCTCACCGCCCACCACACTTGCCAGATAGGACATATAACCAGGCACCAGAGGCACTACACAGGGGGAAGCAAAAGAAATAAGACCGGCGGCTGCAGCAGCAAAGATCCCGAGCATCAGGGGACCAGAGGCTGCAACATCGGCGAACTGCTGGCCGATGGACAACTGGGCCATCACATCAATAGTCATGATTGAGGTGCCTGTTCAGCTAACGGCAATGCCACGTCGAGGATGTCGTCGGCATCGACTTCACGCAGGAACACCGCAGCCGGGCGGTGCTCTCGGTCCAGAATAATGGTCGTTGGGACCACAGAAGTGGGTATTCCACCCAAAGACGCAGCGGTGCGGAAGGGTGGGTCATAGATCGAGGGGTAGGTCACGCCATTATCGAGGATAAAGTCCTGGGCGATGGTTTGGTTATAGTCGCGGACGTTAATGCCCAGCACGGTGCCACCGAGTGGTTCGAGAGTTTCCTGGACAATTTGGAGATCATCGACTTCTGCGCGGCAAGGGGCACACCATTGTCCCCAGGCGTTGAGGACTACTACCTCGCTGTCAAAGTCGGACAGGTTGATTTCTTCACCTTCCTCCATCAATGATGGCCCGGAAAAGTTCGGCAGGGGGGCGCGTTGCTCTTCGTCGTAGAAAATCTCAGTTTGTCCACCGGGGGAGTGGAACTGGAAGGTGCCCCCGAGAGCGACAGCATTTTGTGCGCCTTCTCCGGAAGAACATGCTGTAACCGTCAGGGTGGTGAGCAGGGCAAGCATGGCGGTGATAATGCGGGGGCGAATTTTCGACATGGACAAGGTCTCCTTTTCCAGGACAAGAGGAAAGAATCCGATGATCTGGCGATTCCGCAGAATCAGTGCATCATCTAATAGGGCCGTGGTGTAGGACTACTCGTAGCGAAGCGAGCTGATCATTCCGGTTTCCATGTGGTAGGCGTTGTGGCAGTGAAATGCCCACTCACCGGGGTTATTGGCGATCAGATCAGCGATCACGGTTTCTCCGTGGCGGAGCAGGACGGTGTCTTTGCGCAGTCCACCGCTGCCGGGTAGAGACCACGTGTGGCCGTGGATGTGCATGGGGTGGGGCATCATGGTCCTGTTGCGCATGACCATCCGCAGGCGCTGGCCTTCCTGCACGGTGCCCGGGGAGGACTGGCCGTTGGTGAGGATGCCCCATTCGTACGGCATCATCTGTCCGCTCAGGTCGATGCTGACTTCTCGGTCTGGTTTGCCCTCCGGCATGAGTGCACGATCCGCGGGTTCAAAGGACGTCAGGAAGGTGCCGGTAGCGTTGAGCTCGGGGAAGGTGGTCTCTGGTGCGGGGGCCTGGCCCCCGGAGGTCCGGACCACGGCGAAGGCCCGGTCATCCTTGCCGGCGGCTAGCGCAGTCAGGGGGAACACACCATCGCCCAGGACCACCTCCACGTCCACGCGCTCGCCCATCGAGAGGTAGAACGATTCGATGTCGCGGGGGCGGACAGGGAAACCGTCGATATGGGTGACGGTCATGCGGTGTCCACCGAGGGCGACTTTGAAGATGGTGTCACCGCCTGCATTGATGAACCGGAGGCGGGCTTTATCCCCCGGTCGGGCGTTGAACGTGCGGTGTGCCCGGGGGATCCGGCCGTTGATGAGGTAGTGCGGATACATAACATCACCGGCATCACCGCCCAGAACGGGGTCAGGGGTGCCGTGGGCCATCATGCCCCCCTCACCACCCATAGCCATCCCGCCATGGTCACCCATATCCATCCCGCCATGGTCACCCATGTTCATCCCCGTCAGCATGCTCAGCTGGTCCTCGGGGGTGCTGCCGTCGATACCGTCGACCCAGTCATCAAGCACGATGGTCCATTCGACATCCTGGTCGTCTGCGTCTTCCGGATCACGGACGATCAACGGAGCATGCAGGCCACGGTCGAGTTGCAGGCCACTGTGGGAATGGTAGAAGTAGGTGCCCCCGTGTGGGGTTTCAAAAAGATAACTAAACGTCTCGCCCGGTTCAATCGGGGATTGGGTCATTCCGGGAACACCGTCGGCCGCGTGATGCAGGGCAATACCATGCCAGTGGATGGAGGTGGATTCGGGAAGTTCGTTGGTGATGTCGACCTGGAGGACATCCCCTGCGGTGGTTTCGATGGCGGGTTCACCGGTATCGGCGTTGTACCCCCAGGTTTTTGCCTCGATGCCACCGATATCGATCGACATGGGTCGGGCTGTTAATTTCTTGTGTACTGAGGGTTGCGCCAAGTTCGTTGGTGTTGGGTACGGGCCACGGGATGGGGAAGTGGTGGCAGGGGCTGTGCCAGTGTTGCCACCGCAGGCGGCCAACGCGCCTGTGCCAGCGAGAACAAGCCCGCCGAGCAAGAACTGTCGCCGGGAAAAGTTACTAGTCATAATTCAAACTTTCTTATTGCCAAGCTCAGAGAAACAAAAGGAACATCCAGACTGAATATCAGGTCAGACGCAGGTCCGTGACACAGGTGGCACCGTCGTCGGTGGTACTGAAGTCAACAGCTCCGGTGTGGCCCCCGTGGTTGATCTCAATGAGTCCTTCGGCATTATCTGGGAGCCAGAAGCCGACAAACCCGTTATCGAAGGTGGTGGTCTCTTCGTTCACCAGAACCTCTCCGGAGGCCTCATCTGTGATCTTTACCTTGATCTGCTCATTGCCCAGTTCGCCCCGACAGGTGGTCAGACTGTGATAGAAGCAGTCATGCGTCTGGTTCAGGTAGGGGGCTATGGATACGTAGGTCAGATTCTCCGGCAGGTCCAAGGCCACTTCCTGGGACTGATCCGAGAGGATGAGTTGATCGGTGCGTACCGAGGCGATGAGATCAGTGGGGCGATCGGCGAGAGCCTGTTGATCAAGTTCGTCAATGATGTCTCTGGCGTCCATGCCTGCCAGACCTTGGGAAACCAGAAGATCCTGATCCCTGGTCTGGTCAGCCACTGCGGAGTCAGAGTCGGTGGTTGTACATCCGGCCAACACCAGGCTGAGGGCGGCGAGAATAATCGCAGCTCGTTTCACATCCATCTCCTAAAGGCAAGTGCTCCACACCGTCCTCTGTGGCGGTGATACCTGGCATTTCTAACACGGATCTCTACCCGGTGAAAAACTAAAAACCCTGCTCAGTCGGTAAAAATGGAGGGATATCTGTTCATAGAAGTGGTCGTTGTCACCACATCCTCCTCATGTGTAGCTTGATGTTGACTGGGGTGGGATCCACGGGAAGTGGCCGCTGCGGTGGGTGAACCTATGGTGGGAGCACCTTTTACTCTTATCCCAGTGCCTGTGACCACCGTGGGTAAGGGAGTCCGTCGTCGGCAACTTACACATCGGTATTTAAAGATTTGGCAAAGATTTCCCTGATCAGGGTTTTCGGGTCTCTTCCGGGCAGGTGTTGGGGAGATACTGGGAGCTATGAGTGAGCACACTAGAACACCCCAGGACCCGGTCGGTAGGGTGTTGGTCGTCGACGATGAGCAACCCCTGGCTCAGATGATCGAGAGTTATCTGGTGCGGGCTGGCTTTGATGTCACCCAGGCTCATACTGGTCCGGAGGCGGTTGAACAGGCACGGGCGTGGGCACCAGATGTGGTGGTACTGGATCTGGGCCTGCCGGAGTTGGATGGAATGGAGGTCTGCCGGCGAATCAGGGAATTCTCGGATTGCTACATCCTCATGCTCACTGCCCGGAACAACGAGGATGACAAAATTGCCGGATTGACCACGGGTGCAGATGACTACATCACCAAACCATTTAGTATCCGGGAACTGGTTACCCGGATCCGTGCGGTTCTGCGTCGGCCTCGCGTTGCCACCATGGGTACCGGGATGACCTCCACCTGGGTGTTTGGGGATCTTGTTGTTGACCTAAGCGCCCATGAGGTTCGAGTCAACGATGTCCCGGTACCTCTCACCCGCACGGAATTTGCGATCCTGGTAGCCCTAGCCACCCATCCTGGTCAGGTTCTGACCCGTCAGGAATTAATCATCGATGTCTGGGATACCTCCTGGATTGGAGATGAGCGCATCATTGATGTCCATATCGGTAATC includes:
- a CDS encoding M23 family metallopeptidase, with the translated sequence MRLTAQRAPRGKHRKITTLQTKGRVALVAAAASAVSSAGIGGATAATLQAQDEAPVSSEVASVDVELVANDTVLSFDAAQVAPQILTIPEYKPVTNVDEQLDKAVEYAAERAEADRVARIPSVVKPAEGIFTSDFGMRWGSLHQGIDIANVVGTPILAAMGGTVIDSGPASGFGQWIRIQHDDGSIAVYGHMETLDVSVGQQVTAGQKIAGMGSRGFSTGSHLHFELYPSGSGAVDPAPWFAQHGITF
- a CDS encoding IS5 family transposase is translated as MPTLNAANRHDLTDTQWDFLETLLPASSRYGRPRRYGLRDLINGIRHRIRSGIPWRDVPDCYGPWWRIYALFRDWQLSGTWSQIEAALQTRADGQGKLGWDISVDSTTSRAHIHAAGARRDSSERLDGEPDNHALGRSRGGFSTKIHLACDQHLQTVSFTLTAGQSGDSPQLIEVLERIRVARPGPGRPRSLPDRVLADKAYSSQANRSYLRCRGITTTIPVKKDQVANRQAKGSAGGRPPAFDAEAYKARNVVERCFNALKHNRGVATRYDKLAVRFQAVVQVANIDRWLKRLS
- the ccsB gene encoding c-type cytochrome biogenesis protein CcsB, whose product is MPVNQTLSTFSDTAFQTAFVIYLLALVLSLIYYVKLQGVIDAHRAREKMTAKALVSSAGDNQEVETASGVDIEALSEEEFTKKRNATDKFGGMTQGLVYLGAVVHLASVILRGLATDRFPLGNMYEYISMICVLSVISASIVIQRKEWRSFWPWLLLPILVLLFFGGTNLYSVSAPVVPALQSYWLPIHVSTVSLGAAIGIVSGIASLLYLLRIKQPQGEERGFFGAVAKPLPHAQKLDGLAYKSAIITLPVLGLGIVLGAIWAEAAWGRFWGWDPKETASFISWILYAAYLHARATAGWRDHKAAWINILALAVMIFNLFFINLVVSGLHSYAGLN
- a CDS encoding cytochrome c biogenesis protein ResB, with protein sequence MITLIRTFWTYLKKAWHWLTSMRTALALLFVLAIAAIPGTVLPQRSLNAGNVADYIANNGQLAEIYDQLQLFDVFESTWFNSIFMLLTLSLIGCILPRSWEHYKALKTPPTRAPKRLERLPFHATGTIDKPMDQVTRDARQLLKRWKVADYQPNQDRAGKFSLSAERGYARELANLVFHLSLVGMLATIAAGKMIYYEGMVIIVTESGNYETPPIDQSTEFCNTSTANFDSFRAGPVFDGTGLNTFCFDAHDFSADYLRNGQAEMFTSNISYAVGEHILRPKEEWTDYQLQVNHPLRLAGDRVYLMGHGYAPTFTVTWPNGETRTQTIQFGPEDPTFFLSSGAMRFDPPAGMYPEIYERRQQQIAIQGLFAPTAAWGGDNGELLTSAFPAMRDPAVAIDIYRGDAGLDTGRAQSIFELDPTLIASGQLQKIERVNLEQGSDVTLDDGTTITFDGASEFANFQISYDPFQPWVLVTTATMLISLVSSLLIKRRRIWIRLYPGPTDNTTTMEIAGLARTDNAGGGREFDKLHRALFNLPDPDDVAEQTEDDSWFAQSASRN
- a CDS encoding cytochrome c biogenesis CcdA family protein encodes the protein MTIDVMAQLSIGQQFADVAASGPLMLGIFAAAAAGLISFASPCVVPLVPGYMSYLASVVGGEVEYDSEHGAVVTKKRQWAVAGAAGLFILGFTVVFVLATVTVFGAISLLTLNADTLMRIGGVITILMGLAFMGMVPALQRDTRMAPKKWSTWLGAPLLGGVFALGWTPCLGPTLAAIISVSAGTEGMTAARGVILIIGYCLGLGLPFLLMAFGSAKAMRTFGWLGKHSRKIQIFGGVLMVLVGVALTSGAWAYFINWARQWTVEYGATLI
- a CDS encoding TlpA family protein disulfide reductase, giving the protein MSKIRPRIITAMLALLTTLTVTACSSGEGAQNAVALGGTFQFHSPGGQTEIFYDEEQRAPLPNFSGPSLMEEGEEINLSDFDSEVVVLNAWGQWCAPCRAEVDDLQIVQETLEPLGGTVLGINVRDYNQTIAQDFILDNGVTYPSIYDPPFRTAASLGGIPTSVVPTTIILDREHRPAAVFLREVDADDILDVALPLAEQAPQS
- a CDS encoding multicopper oxidase family protein is translated as MTSNFSRRQFLLGGLVLAGTGALAACGGNTGTAPATTSPSRGPYPTPTNLAQPSVHKKLTARPMSIDIGGIEAKTWGYNADTGEPAIETTAGDVLQVDITNELPESTSIHWHGIALHHAADGVPGMTQSPIEPGETFSYLFETPHGGTYFYHSHSGLQLDRGLHAPLIVRDPEDADDQDVEWTIVLDDWVDGIDGSTPEDQLSMLTGMNMGDHGGMDMGDHGGMAMGGEGGMMAHGTPDPVLGGDAGDVMYPHYLINGRIPRAHRTFNARPGDKARLRFINAGGDTIFKVALGGHRMTVTHIDGFPVRPRDIESFYLSMGERVDVEVVLGDGVFPLTALAAGKDDRAFAVVRTSGGQAPAPETTFPELNATGTFLTSFEPADRALMPEGKPDREVSIDLSGQMMPYEWGILTNGQSSPGTVQEGQRLRMVMRNRTMMPHPMHIHGHTWSLPGSGGLRKDTVLLRHGETVIADLIANNPGEWAFHCHNAYHMETGMISSLRYE
- a CDS encoding CueP family metal-binding protein, coding for MKRAAIILAALSLVLAGCTTTDSDSAVADQTRDQDLLVSQGLAGMDARDIIDELDQQALADRPTDLIASVRTDQLILSDQSQEVALDLPENLTYVSIAPYLNQTHDCFYHSLTTCRGELGNEQIKVKITDEASGEVLVNEETTTFDNGFVGFWLPDNAEGLIEINHGGHTGAVDFSTTDDGATCVTDLRLT
- a CDS encoding response regulator transcription factor, translating into MSEHTRTPQDPVGRVLVVDDEQPLAQMIESYLVRAGFDVTQAHTGPEAVEQARAWAPDVVVLDLGLPELDGMEVCRRIREFSDCYILMLTARNNEDDKIAGLTTGADDYITKPFSIRELVTRIRAVLRRPRVATMGTGMTSTWVFGDLVVDLSAHEVRVNDVPVPLTRTEFAILVALATHPGQVLTRQELIIDVWDTSWIGDERIIDVHIGNLRRKLDIGEAGQGYIDTVRGVGYRMGRA